Genomic segment of Mycolicibacterium sarraceniae:
GGAGCTGGCGCCGGCCACCTCGGCGCTGATCGCACGGCTGGTTCCGGAGTATCTGGATTCTGAGGTCATCCGGGTGGTCGAGGGCGGCACCGCGGTGACTCAGGACCTGATGGCGCAGGGGTTCGACCACGCGCTGTTCACCGGCGGTACCGAGATCGGTCGCAAGATCATGGCTGCCGCCGCGCCGACGTTGACCCCAGTGACGCTGGAACTCGGCGGTAAGAGCCCGGTGGTGGTGCTCGCCGACGCCGACCTGGATGTGGCGGCCCGCCGGATCGCCTGGATCAAGATGCTGAACTCGGGTCAGACCTGCATCGCGCCGGACTATGTGCTGGCCGACCGTACGATCGCCGCCGAGCTGACCGACAAGATCGTGGCGACGATCGCCGCGTTCCGCGCCGAAGAGAAGGATCCGTCACTGCGGATCGTCAACGAGCGGCAATTCGATCGCCTGGTGTCACTCATCAGCGCGACCAGCGGCACTGTGGTCACCGGTGGCGGCTCGGATCGCGCGGTGCTGCGGATCGAGCCGACGGTGATCGTCAACCCGGCCGGCGATGACCCGGTGATGTCCGACGAGATCTTCGGCCCGATCCTGCCGATCATCACGGTGGATTCGCCAGACGCCGCCGTCGCGTTCGTCAACGCCCGGCCCAAGCCGCTGGCGCTGTATGTCTTCACCGCCTCGCAGCGGGTGGCCCGGGACCTCGTCGACCGGATGCCGTCCGGCGGCGCAGTGGTCAACCACGTCGCGGTGCACTGCCTTGTCCCGCAACTTCCCTTCGGCGGTGTTGGGGCCAGCGGCATGGGTGCGTATCACGGCAAGTGGGGCTTCGAAGCGCTCAGCCACCGACGCGCCGTGTTGGCTAAAACGACCACATTGGATGTGAAACTCATGTATCCGCCCTACACTGATCGTGCGATCAGGCTCATGCGTCGGGTGATGTAGAGCCCCAAAACGCCTCTAGCAAACGCGCATCCCGCACCCCGAACCTTTTTGACGGGGGTACCTGCGCGCGCGAATGCGCTACTGGCAAATCCTCAGGCGTGATTCGTATTTCCACAACACTTACCTCGTGGTGACAGTCCGGTGTGCGGGACGAAAACCACAGGTTGCGCCCGGATCGCGAGCCGGAACGCCGTCGCGACAACGGTTTCCGCAGGTAGAGTTGAATATGAGTGGAATTCTAATTTATCAGGAACGAGCAAATGTTGTTGACCGGCAAAGTTTTTCTGCCGTAGTTGTGTCACAATTTGACGGTGCCGCATACAGCGAGTCGGGGCCCTGGTCGCCCCCCAGCAGCTAAGGCCGCGGAAACGCGTGAGCGCATCATGCGCGCCGCCCGTGAGGTGTTCAGCGAATCGGGTTATGACGCTGCCACCTTCCAGGCAATCGCCATCCGTGCCGACCTGACTAGACCCGCCATCAATCACTACTTCGCCAGCAAACGGCTGCTGTACCAAGAGGTGGTCGATCAGACCAACGCCTGGGTCATCGAGGCCGCTGTCCAGCAGTCGCAGCGTGAGCGGACGCTGGCTGGACGGATCCGCGCCTTCATCGGCGCGGTGGTGCAGGCCGAGGGTCAGGATCGCTCAGTTGCTGCGTTCATGGTGACGGCCGTACTCGAAGCCGAGCGACATCCGGAGTTGGCCGAGTCCAACCACGATTCGCAGGAGTTCACCCGCGGATACATCAAGGCTGCCATCCGCGATGCCATCGAGACGGGCGAGGTGCGCTCCGATATCGATATCGAGTCGGCTGCCGAGATGATCATCGCCGTGATGTGGGGCCTGGGCTTCTACGCAGGCTTCGTCGGCGACGACAAGCGGCTGGTCGCGATCACCGATCAGTTTCTGGAGCTGCTCAACGGCAATGCCTGGCACACCGGTTAGTGATGCGGTGACATGCGCCACAGGTCGCATAGTCTGGCTAAGTTTCTCCGGTAGCATCGATCCATAACCCTGGCTGACTTGGGTTGATGCGCTGCCTTTGGCCCCGCGGACCAATGTCGAGCCGTTAAAGCGACGCCGAATTGGGGATACCGCTGCCATGAGTACTCAGCGCACGAATGACGACACCTGGGACATCGCGACCAGCGTCGGCTCGACCGCCGTATTGGTGGCTGCCGCCCGTGCCAGCGAGACCGACAAGCCCGATCCACTGATCCGTGATCCCTATGCCCGGATTCTGGTGGACGGCGCCGGGACCGGGATGTGGGAGCACTTCCTGGATGCGGCGCTGGCCGACCGGTTGTCCGATGTCGATCCCGAAGCCGTCGCCATGCTCACCCACATGCTCAACTACCAGGCGGTTCGGACGCACTTCTTCGATGCCTTCTTCGCTGAAGCCGCGGCCGCCGGCATCCGCCAGATCGTGATCCTGGCCTCGGGCCTGGACTCGCGCGCCTACCGGCTGGACTGGCCGGCCGGCACCCGGGTGTATGAGATCGACCAGCCCCTGGTCCTCGACTACAAGGCCAAGAAGCTGGCCGAACACGATGTGCAGCCGATTGCCGAGCGCCACGAGGTTCCCGTGGACCTGCGTCAGGACTGGCCGGCCGCACTCAAACGGCAGGGCTTCGACCCGTCGCAGCCCACCGCTTGGCTGGCCGAGGGACTACTGATGTACCTCCCCGCCGACGCTCAGGACCGGTTGTTCGAACTGGTCACCGAGCTGAGCGCGCCAGGCAGCCGGGTCTCGGCCGAAACC
This window contains:
- a CDS encoding TetR/AcrR family transcriptional regulator codes for the protein MPHTASRGPGRPPAAKAAETRERIMRAAREVFSESGYDAATFQAIAIRADLTRPAINHYFASKRLLYQEVVDQTNAWVIEAAVQQSQRERTLAGRIRAFIGAVVQAEGQDRSVAAFMVTAVLEAERHPELAESNHDSQEFTRGYIKAAIRDAIETGEVRSDIDIESAAEMIIAVMWGLGFYAGFVGDDKRLVAITDQFLELLNGNAWHTG
- a CDS encoding class I SAM-dependent methyltransferase, whose product is MSTQRTNDDTWDIATSVGSTAVLVAAARASETDKPDPLIRDPYARILVDGAGTGMWEHFLDAALADRLSDVDPEAVAMLTHMLNYQAVRTHFFDAFFAEAAAAGIRQIVILASGLDSRAYRLDWPAGTRVYEIDQPLVLDYKAKKLAEHDVQPIAERHEVPVDLRQDWPAALKRQGFDPSQPTAWLAEGLLMYLPADAQDRLFELVTELSAPGSRVSAETMGHHSEERRAQARERFEKFANDLGIERTIDMQNLMYNDPDRADVTEWLNAHGWLASGERSADAMRRLDRWVEVPMAEDPDAFSTFVVAQKA